One genomic region from Halococcus qingdaonensis encodes:
- a CDS encoding RNA-guided pseudouridylation complex pseudouridine synthase subunit Cbf5 has translation MRGAPADRTAEERLSFGVVNLDKPPGPSAHQVTGWVRDLVGTDRAAHAGTLDPKVTGCLPILLGDATRLAQVFLEGEKEYVAVLELHGRAPESLDDVLAEFEGEIYQKPPKKSAVARRLRTRRLSELTAIEVEERRVLLRIRCESGTYVRKLCHDLGRALGTGAHMGDLRRVGTTPFDDTDLVSMHDLTDALAFADDGDPGTLLDTVQPAERALTHLPRVEIAPSAAHEVAEGAPVYAPGVLGIDDRPDDADEPLVACYTPDGAVVCLGRLVGDPGMESGTVVDLERVLV, from the coding sequence ATGCGCGGCGCGCCGGCCGACCGAACCGCCGAGGAGCGTCTCTCCTTCGGCGTCGTCAACCTCGACAAACCGCCGGGGCCCTCAGCTCATCAGGTCACTGGCTGGGTGCGCGATCTCGTCGGGACCGATCGCGCGGCACACGCGGGCACGCTCGATCCGAAGGTCACGGGCTGTCTGCCGATCCTGCTCGGCGACGCGACGCGCCTCGCACAGGTCTTCCTGGAGGGCGAAAAGGAGTACGTGGCCGTGCTCGAACTGCACGGACGGGCACCCGAGAGTCTTGACGACGTACTCGCCGAGTTCGAGGGCGAGATCTACCAGAAACCGCCGAAAAAGAGCGCCGTCGCCCGACGGCTGCGCACTCGCCGGCTGTCGGAGCTGACGGCGATCGAAGTCGAGGAACGACGTGTGCTCCTCCGCATCCGCTGCGAGAGCGGCACCTACGTCAGAAAGCTCTGTCACGATCTCGGGCGCGCGCTCGGCACCGGCGCGCACATGGGCGATCTCCGGAGGGTCGGGACGACGCCGTTCGACGATACGGATCTCGTGAGCATGCACGACCTCACGGACGCGCTCGCGTTCGCCGACGACGGGGATCCAGGAACGCTTCTCGACACCGTCCAGCCGGCCGAACGCGCGCTCACTCATCTCCCGCGTGTAGAGATCGCCCCCAGCGCCGCCCACGAGGTCGCCGAGGGCGCACCGGTCTACGCGCCCGGCGTGCTCGGGATCGACGACCGTCCGGACGACGCCGACGAGCCGCTGGTCGCGTGTTACACGCCCGACGGCGCGGTGGTCTGTCTCGGGCGACTCGTCGGCGATCCCGGGATGGAATCGGGAACCGTGGTCGATCTCGAACGGGTGTTGGTGTAG
- the cmk gene encoding (d)CMP kinase, protein MFVTVSGPAGVGKSTTAAALADRLSYEHISGGDIFRTVADERGLTALELNRRAEEDDAIDRALDRRQLTIAEERDDVVLESRLAGWMAGEYADLRIWLDAPLSVRVARIADREEKSIDVAREETEARAASEAQRYQEYYDIDIDDRSIYDLSLSTARWGPDAIVDVLAKACTAYDPAADEGQVNVAVDFER, encoded by the coding sequence ATGTTTGTCACCGTGTCCGGGCCGGCCGGCGTCGGCAAATCCACGACGGCGGCGGCGCTCGCCGACCGACTCTCCTACGAACACATCAGCGGCGGCGATATCTTTCGGACGGTCGCCGACGAACGCGGGCTGACGGCGCTCGAACTCAACCGCCGCGCCGAGGAGGACGACGCCATCGACCGGGCACTCGATCGTCGCCAGCTGACGATCGCGGAGGAGCGCGACGACGTCGTGCTCGAATCCCGGCTGGCGGGCTGGATGGCCGGCGAGTACGCCGATCTCAGGATCTGGCTCGACGCACCGCTGTCCGTTCGTGTCGCGCGCATCGCCGATCGCGAGGAGAAATCGATCGACGTCGCCCGTGAGGAAACCGAAGCCCGCGCCGCGAGCGAGGCCCAGCGCTATCAGGAGTATTACGACATCGACATCGACGACCGCTCGATCTACGATCTCTCGTTGAGTACCGCGCGCTGGGGACCGGACGCCATCGTCGACGTGCTCGCGAAGGCGTGTACGGCCTACGATCCGGCGGCCGACGAGGGGCAAGTGAACGTCGCCGTCGATTTCGAGCGCTGA
- a CDS encoding DUF106 domain-containing protein: MGRTGEKARSLVAEDPAFAEALTVVLDRSGHAADEPTPDGGTHTIRWADVSDDLTSGQWGRLIETGILHDADGDGFAVSNPDEIRAALGDDSVETDAEDEDSGWSTYDKLAGLAALSLFPAYAVMPIRNAVGQAADVIFGPFDAVLPFYAVVIILSVLTGLYSVLLQSNLMNTEKMGAIQEQMNDIQERRKEAKERGDDAALDRIQEEQMDAMSDQLGMFKEQFRPMVWILLLTIPVFVWMYWKTGVRGGGAEHIVAAERSIVLPMLGRMELTEQIGGFVWVWLVWYFLISISFRQIIQKSLNLTTTPST; encoded by the coding sequence ATGGGACGAACAGGCGAGAAAGCGCGCTCGCTGGTCGCCGAGGACCCCGCCTTCGCCGAGGCGCTCACGGTGGTGCTCGACCGATCCGGCCACGCCGCCGACGAACCGACACCCGACGGCGGCACCCACACCATCAGATGGGCCGACGTCAGCGACGACCTCACGAGCGGACAGTGGGGCCGACTCATCGAGACCGGCATCCTCCACGACGCCGACGGCGACGGCTTCGCGGTCTCGAACCCCGACGAGATCCGTGCGGCGCTCGGCGACGACTCCGTCGAGACCGACGCCGAGGACGAGGATTCCGGCTGGTCGACCTACGATAAACTCGCCGGGCTCGCGGCGCTCTCGCTGTTTCCTGCCTACGCGGTCATGCCGATCCGCAACGCGGTCGGACAGGCAGCGGACGTCATCTTCGGCCCGTTCGACGCCGTGTTGCCGTTCTATGCCGTCGTCATCATCCTCTCGGTGCTCACCGGGCTCTACTCGGTGCTGCTCCAGTCGAACCTGATGAACACCGAGAAGATGGGCGCGATCCAAGAACAGATGAACGACATCCAAGAGCGCCGCAAGGAGGCCAAAGAGCGCGGTGACGACGCCGCGCTCGACCGGATTCAGGAGGAGCAGATGGACGCGATGAGCGATCAGCTCGGCATGTTCAAGGAGCAGTTCCGGCCGATGGTCTGGATCCTGCTGCTCACCATCCCGGTGTTCGTCTGGATGTACTGGAAGACGGGCGTCCGCGGCGGCGGTGCCGAGCACATCGTCGCGGCCGAGCGGTCGATCGTCCTGCCGATGCTCGGGCGCATGGAGCTGACCGAGCAGATCGGTGGCTTCGTCTGGGTCTGGCTCGTCTGGTACTTCCTCATCTCCATCTCCTTCCGCCAGATCATCCAGAAATCGCTCAACCTCACGACGACGCCGTCGACCTGA
- a CDS encoding adenylate kinase, translating to MSDDQPNVLLLGPPGAGKGTQSANVADEYDVPHVTTGDALRANKDMETDYGTPREFMDAGELVPDPVVNEIVAEALSDGAGYVLDGYPRNTEQADYLADITTLDVVCLLSVSDSELVERLTGRRVCDDCGANYHVEFNPPEEEGVCDECGGALIQREDDTEETVKERIDVYHESTEPVVDYYREAGVLEEIDGEATPEEVWEELRETIDAAV from the coding sequence ATGAGCGATGACCAACCCAACGTCCTGCTGCTCGGGCCGCCGGGCGCAGGGAAGGGGACACAGAGCGCGAACGTCGCCGACGAGTACGACGTTCCACATGTGACGACGGGCGACGCGCTCCGGGCGAACAAGGACATGGAGACCGACTACGGCACACCTCGTGAGTTCATGGACGCCGGCGAGCTCGTCCCCGACCCGGTGGTCAACGAGATCGTCGCCGAGGCGCTCTCGGACGGTGCGGGCTACGTGCTCGACGGCTACCCACGCAACACCGAACAGGCCGACTATCTCGCTGATATCACCACTCTCGACGTGGTCTGTCTGCTCTCGGTGAGCGACTCCGAACTCGTCGAGCGCCTGACTGGAAGACGAGTCTGTGACGACTGCGGCGCGAACTACCACGTCGAGTTCAACCCGCCCGAAGAGGAGGGCGTCTGTGACGAGTGCGGTGGCGCGCTGATCCAGCGCGAAGACGACACCGAGGAGACGGTCAAAGAGCGGATCGACGTCTATCACGAGAGCACCGAGCCGGTCGTGGACTACTACCGCGAGGCGGGCGTGCTCGAGGAGATCGACGGCGAGGCCACACCTGAGGAAGTCTGGGAAGAGCTGCGCGAGACGATCGACGCGGCGGTCTGA
- a CDS encoding DUF6149 family protein, with product MKLQQSVRHFAAKQALTMPVVGEFATGKLVDLHTRVFTGKADPARADERREHLDAFFEAAMDSYVAALEADYTEAAAREITHVQANFDFYNHGWTEMMEIPPDELDAHYDRYREFFETFAITIDDPLGTFAPAGGVPEAPSTPEKLDDDSHRYTKGGFADDVYVEGPDGELLVGGQDEPDEVDVTDAPGISDDDV from the coding sequence ATGAAACTGCAGCAGTCGGTCCGTCACTTCGCGGCCAAACAGGCGCTCACGATGCCCGTCGTCGGCGAGTTCGCGACCGGGAAGCTCGTCGATCTCCACACGCGCGTGTTCACCGGCAAGGCCGATCCCGCCCGTGCCGACGAGCGCCGCGAGCATCTCGACGCCTTCTTCGAGGCGGCGATGGATAGCTATGTCGCCGCTCTCGAAGCCGACTACACCGAGGCCGCCGCGCGCGAGATCACGCACGTCCAGGCGAACTTCGACTTCTACAACCACGGCTGGACCGAGATGATGGAGATCCCGCCCGACGAGCTCGACGCCCACTACGACCGCTATCGGGAGTTCTTCGAGACGTTTGCCATCACTATCGACGACCCGCTCGGCACGTTCGCCCCCGCAGGCGGGGTCCCCGAGGCACCGTCGACGCCCGAGAAACTCGACGACGACTCCCATCGCTACACCAAGGGTGGGTTCGCCGACGACGTCTACGTCGAGGGGCCGGACGGCGAACTGCTCGTCGGCGGGCAGGACGAACCCGACGAGGTCGATGTGACCGACGCACCGGGCATCAGCGACGACGACGTTTAG
- a CDS encoding SDR family NAD(P)-dependent oxidoreductase has product MNGIDNSVALVTGAGAGIGRETAERFAREGASVVVSDIDVDAGEETVERIEDEGGTAAFVEADVSDSDAVAAMVEATVDEFGGLDYAVNNVAAGAPAARTADIDEDDWDRVVAIAQKGTWLGMKHEIPAILDGDDDGAVVNVASIAGIEASPGRTPYAASKHGVVGLTRSAGVEYATEGVRVNAVCPAVVETAAIESLSPEERDQVTADVPMDRPAQPEEIASAIVWLCSDDASFVTAHALPVDGGETQG; this is encoded by the coding sequence ATGAACGGAATCGACAACAGCGTGGCGCTGGTGACCGGTGCGGGAGCAGGAATCGGCAGGGAAACGGCCGAGCGGTTCGCCCGCGAGGGCGCGTCGGTCGTCGTCTCGGATATCGACGTCGACGCGGGCGAGGAGACGGTCGAACGGATCGAGGACGAGGGCGGCACCGCGGCGTTCGTCGAGGCGGACGTCAGCGATTCGGACGCCGTCGCGGCGATGGTCGAGGCGACCGTCGACGAGTTCGGCGGGCTCGACTACGCGGTGAACAACGTCGCGGCCGGTGCCCCGGCGGCGCGCACCGCCGACATCGACGAGGACGACTGGGATCGCGTCGTGGCGATCGCCCAGAAGGGGACGTGGCTCGGGATGAAACACGAGATCCCCGCCATCCTGGACGGCGATGACGACGGAGCGGTCGTCAACGTCGCCTCGATCGCCGGCATCGAGGCCAGCCCCGGGCGGACGCCCTACGCCGCGAGCAAACACGGCGTCGTCGGACTGACCCGCTCGGCCGGCGTCGAGTATGCGACCGAGGGGGTTCGGGTCAACGCCGTCTGTCCGGCCGTCGTTGAGACGGCAGCGATCGAATCGCTCTCGCCCGAGGAGCGCGACCAGGTCACCGCCGACGTGCCGATGGATCGGCCGGCACAGCCCGAGGAGATCGCGAGCGCGATCGTCTGGCTCTGCTCGGACGACGCCTCGTTCGTGACCGCCCACGCGCTCCCCGTCGACGGCGGCGAAACGCAGGGGTAG
- a CDS encoding NAD(P)/FAD-dependent oxidoreductase — MTASYVIIGDGIAGSSAAETVREDAPDADVTVITDEGEALYNRILIKEFAKGKLPEAPMSIHQPDWYDERDIDLRLNTFVTDIDTDAHTVDTHEGEQFDYDKLLLATGGTPVQLPVPNSDAEGIHHFWTFEDARAIAERAEAADNGVVVGAGLLGIDFAAICGAQDVEAHYLMRGENWWRYALSDDGAEIIHGALEDNNVTPVFDSGVDRFETDDAGHVSAAVTPDGDRYGCEFAGVAIGLDFNLELLQNTDIELDDGVVVDEHMQTSVDDVYAAGDLTRYYDTILDEYAQNGSWGSAKEQGSIAGENMVADSEEATFRWVSSYSITHFDFPFLSFGHPTLGDDHAEAKFSDTEWRRVAFKDGKIVGGVLIGDLAPQSKYKKLIREERVVADQKDVLMQEEVDLDELAPAAEQ; from the coding sequence ATGACCGCCTCGTACGTCATCATCGGCGACGGTATCGCCGGCAGTTCGGCGGCCGAAACCGTTCGCGAGGACGCGCCCGACGCCGACGTCACAGTAATAACCGACGAGGGCGAAGCGCTCTACAACCGCATTCTCATCAAGGAGTTCGCCAAGGGGAAACTGCCCGAGGCACCGATGTCGATCCACCAGCCCGACTGGTACGACGAGCGCGACATCGACCTCCGGCTGAACACGTTCGTCACCGACATCGACACCGACGCTCATACCGTCGACACCCACGAAGGCGAACAGTTCGACTACGACAAACTGCTGCTCGCGACCGGCGGCACGCCCGTCCAACTGCCCGTTCCGAACTCCGACGCCGAGGGTATCCATCACTTCTGGACGTTCGAGGATGCGCGCGCCATCGCCGAGCGCGCCGAGGCGGCCGACAACGGCGTCGTCGTCGGTGCGGGCCTGCTCGGCATCGACTTCGCGGCCATCTGCGGTGCACAGGACGTCGAGGCCCACTATCTGATGCGCGGCGAGAACTGGTGGCGGTACGCGCTCTCGGACGACGGTGCCGAGATCATTCACGGCGCGCTCGAGGACAACAACGTCACACCCGTCTTCGACAGCGGCGTCGATCGCTTCGAGACAGACGACGCAGGCCACGTCAGCGCCGCCGTCACGCCCGACGGCGACCGCTACGGCTGCGAGTTCGCCGGCGTCGCCATCGGGCTCGACTTCAACCTCGAACTGCTCCAGAACACAGACATCGAACTCGACGACGGCGTCGTCGTCGACGAACACATGCAGACCTCCGTCGATGACGTCTACGCCGCCGGCGACCTCACGCGCTACTACGACACGATTCTGGACGAGTACGCCCAGAACGGTTCCTGGGGCAGCGCCAAGGAGCAGGGATCGATCGCCGGCGAGAACATGGTCGCCGATAGTGAAGAAGCCACGTTCCGCTGGGTATCGTCCTACTCGATCACACACTTCGACTTCCCGTTCCTCTCCTTTGGCCATCCGACGCTCGGCGACGATCACGCCGAGGCGAAGTTCTCGGACACGGAGTGGCGACGGGTCGCGTTCAAGGACGGCAAGATCGTCGGCGGCGTGCTCATCGGCGATCTCGCACCCCAGAGCAAGTACAAGAAGCTCATCCGCGAGGAGCGCGTCGTCGCCGACCAGAAGGACGTGCTGATGCAGGAGGAGGTCGACCTCGACGAGCTCGCACCCGCCGCCGAACAGTAG
- a CDS encoding DUF7124 domain-containing protein codes for MEGGSGDMTLAFELSALEALSEPTDVFSGARRWTEYVGVISEQPTYVVTNFTRKNRIRQDFFSGPRGRRESLENVKQQFDTERHVFVGMDDDDRELADELDWEYLPVEDAADAAGWTLDDGDDEDPTIDTESRDDWP; via the coding sequence ATGGAAGGCGGGAGCGGCGATATGACATTAGCGTTCGAACTCAGTGCGCTGGAGGCACTCTCGGAGCCGACCGACGTGTTCTCGGGCGCGCGCCGCTGGACGGAGTACGTCGGCGTGATCTCCGAGCAACCCACGTACGTCGTGACGAACTTCACGCGGAAGAACCGCATCCGACAGGACTTCTTCTCCGGCCCGCGCGGGCGGCGCGAAAGCCTCGAAAACGTCAAACAGCAGTTCGACACCGAGCGCCACGTCTTCGTCGGCATGGACGACGATGACCGGGAACTCGCCGACGAACTCGACTGGGAGTATCTCCCCGTCGAGGACGCGGCCGACGCGGCCGGCTGGACGCTCGACGACGGTGACGACGAGGACCCCACGATCGACACCGAATCGCGCGACGACTGGCCGTAG
- a CDS encoding DUF5815 family protein, with the protein MSEPRVPGARGGEVSLPCGESVAVAELDMGVREFDCDCGARHAVVMDVHPPSRFVPESLVAILRETIDSTDGEEFDTMHLMGVVLEEFPEKIVSEDVSEDSSVGYALLWIADFDARRLHEIVVELVVELMEHAVSHADDAATESEFEEQMHAFDVEEFVDRYRRERDFEHETDTPA; encoded by the coding sequence ATGTCCGAGCCACGCGTCCCCGGCGCTCGCGGGGGCGAGGTGTCGCTGCCGTGTGGCGAGTCGGTCGCCGTTGCGGAGCTCGATATGGGCGTGCGCGAGTTCGACTGTGACTGCGGCGCGCGCCACGCCGTCGTGATGGACGTCCACCCGCCGAGCCGGTTCGTCCCCGAATCGCTCGTCGCGATCCTCCGCGAGACGATCGACTCCACCGACGGCGAGGAGTTCGACACGATGCATCTGATGGGCGTCGTCTTGGAGGAATTCCCCGAGAAGATCGTCTCCGAGGACGTCTCCGAGGACAGCAGTGTCGGCTACGCGCTGCTGTGGATCGCCGACTTCGACGCGCGCCGCCTCCACGAGATCGTCGTCGAACTCGTCGTCGAGTTGATGGAACACGCGGTGAGCCACGCCGACGACGCGGCGACCGAGAGCGAGTTCGAAGAGCAGATGCACGCCTTCGACGTCGAGGAGTTCGTCGATCGCTATCGCCGCGAGCGCGACTTCGAGCACGAGACCGACACCCCGGCCTGA
- a CDS encoding helix-turn-helix domain-containing protein, producing MQFRRGEFERIRTVLAEANDDDEPLTAREIHDRLAARDVALDSPHRVATVLGRRADAGDIEVIESQPYRYRLVDSP from the coding sequence ATGCAGTTCCGCCGTGGCGAGTTCGAGCGGATTCGGACGGTGCTCGCGGAGGCGAACGACGACGACGAGCCGCTGACGGCACGCGAGATTCACGACCGCCTCGCTGCACGCGACGTGGCGCTCGACAGCCCTCACCGCGTAGCCACCGTGCTGGGACGGCGGGCCGACGCCGGCGATATCGAAGTCATCGAGAGCCAGCCCTACCGCTATCGACTCGTCGATTCGCCGTAG